Proteins co-encoded in one Streptomyces sp. JH34 genomic window:
- a CDS encoding glycoside hydrolase N-terminal domain-containing protein, with translation MIDGTWEPGPATRWEDAFLSGNGRHGAMVYGDPADDRVIVDHHTLVRPNGSENLRAPELADRLGRLQDALLSGDTKAAEEFGAGSPLVWVQPFHPAFQTRVRRTRGLHEAVAGYRREVDFTSGEVTASYEAWRSGVFVSRADDVVVQHVTDPGLTADVFLDHVLPGAPARLAVGRSTVLTPDGAHLALRVGYPGGGLGYTGVTVVRVDGGKVFVAGEGVRIEGARGLTLTTRVVRGPGRPELGELWAALPREDYATLLERHRPLHRAAYGRASLSLLDAAPERELSGSELLRDPTSPALLERLFAAGRYHLLSSSGMLPPRLTGLWTGDWDTAWSGAFTTNANLNLQISSAAAAGLPEVTEAHAALVEGQLADWQDNARALFGARGIVAPSHTDGASGHTRHFQRAYPLHLWTAGADWLLQPLLEHAETTTGTPDTGLTDALVQAALFYEDFLSREDPDGHLAVVPSYSPENRPANASWGTVNATMDIAAAHHALTTAAEHAPGHPSAGLWRSLAARLPAYLVNEDGALAEWAWPGLRETYDHRHLSHLYPVWPLDAINPYDTPELAAAAHRALELRGSENDSAHGHLHQALIAARLRDASRVSAALGAVLGGDFFHDSLMSAHYPSRNVYNADAAHTLPAVVIESLVQSAPGRLVLLPAVPAAYRAGELRGVRTRFGAHLDLRWSEDGATAVLRPTRDALVDLRTGDGLALTETSAGNPPAPLELTAGVDRVLTLGPR, from the coding sequence ATGATCGACGGCACGTGGGAGCCCGGCCCCGCCACCCGCTGGGAGGACGCCTTCCTCAGCGGCAACGGCCGTCACGGGGCGATGGTGTACGGCGATCCGGCCGACGACCGGGTGATCGTCGACCACCACACCCTGGTGCGGCCCAACGGCAGCGAGAACCTCCGGGCGCCGGAGCTCGCCGACCGGCTCGGCCGGCTCCAGGACGCGCTGCTGTCCGGCGACACGAAGGCCGCGGAGGAGTTCGGCGCGGGAAGCCCGCTGGTGTGGGTACAGCCCTTCCACCCCGCGTTCCAGACACGGGTGCGCCGCACCCGCGGGCTCCACGAGGCGGTGGCCGGGTACCGGCGCGAGGTCGACTTCACCTCGGGTGAGGTGACCGCTTCGTACGAGGCGTGGCGCAGCGGTGTCTTCGTGTCGCGGGCCGACGACGTGGTCGTGCAGCACGTCACCGACCCGGGGCTGACCGCCGACGTCTTCCTGGACCACGTTCTGCCGGGCGCCCCGGCGCGGCTGGCGGTGGGGCGCTCCACGGTGCTGACCCCGGACGGCGCGCACCTGGCTCTGCGGGTGGGCTATCCGGGCGGTGGACTCGGCTACACGGGCGTCACCGTGGTGCGGGTGGACGGCGGAAAGGTCTTCGTGGCGGGCGAGGGCGTCCGGATCGAGGGGGCGCGGGGTCTCACCCTGACGACCCGCGTCGTCCGCGGCCCCGGCCGGCCGGAGCTCGGCGAGCTGTGGGCCGCGCTGCCCCGGGAGGACTACGCCACACTGCTGGAGCGCCACCGGCCGCTGCACCGGGCCGCGTACGGGCGTGCCTCTCTCTCGCTGCTGGACGCCGCGCCCGAGCGTGAGCTTTCCGGCAGCGAGCTGCTGCGTGACCCGACGTCCCCCGCGCTCCTGGAGAGGCTCTTCGCCGCGGGCCGCTACCACCTGCTGTCCTCCTCGGGGATGCTTCCGCCCCGGCTGACCGGCCTGTGGACCGGCGACTGGGACACCGCGTGGTCCGGAGCCTTCACCACGAACGCCAATCTGAACCTCCAGATCTCCTCCGCCGCGGCGGCCGGCCTCCCCGAGGTGACCGAGGCGCACGCGGCGCTGGTCGAGGGGCAGCTCGCCGACTGGCAGGACAACGCCCGGGCCCTCTTCGGGGCCAGGGGCATCGTCGCACCGTCCCACACGGACGGCGCCTCGGGGCACACCCGGCACTTCCAGCGCGCCTATCCGCTGCATCTGTGGACGGCGGGGGCGGACTGGCTGCTGCAGCCGCTGCTCGAGCACGCCGAGACCACGACGGGGACTCCGGACACAGGTCTGACGGACGCCCTCGTCCAGGCCGCCCTGTTCTACGAGGACTTCCTGAGCCGCGAGGACCCGGACGGACACCTGGCGGTCGTGCCCTCCTACTCCCCGGAGAACCGGCCGGCCAACGCGAGCTGGGGCACGGTGAACGCCACGATGGACATCGCGGCGGCCCACCACGCCCTGACGACGGCAGCCGAGCACGCGCCCGGGCACCCGTCCGCCGGTCTATGGCGGTCACTCGCGGCGCGGCTCCCGGCGTACCTGGTGAACGAGGACGGGGCGCTCGCCGAGTGGGCGTGGCCCGGTCTGCGGGAGACGTACGACCACCGTCACCTGAGCCACCTCTACCCGGTGTGGCCGCTGGACGCGATCAATCCGTACGACACCCCGGAGCTGGCCGCGGCGGCACATCGCGCGCTGGAGCTGCGCGGTTCGGAGAACGACTCCGCGCACGGGCACCTGCACCAGGCCCTGATCGCGGCCCGGCTGCGGGACGCGTCCCGGGTGTCGGCGGCGCTGGGCGCGGTGCTGGGCGGCGACTTCTTCCACGACTCGCTGATGAGCGCGCACTACCCGTCCCGGAACGTCTACAACGCCGACGCGGCCCACACGCTGCCGGCCGTCGTGATCGAGTCACTCGTCCAGTCGGCGCCCGGCCGTCTGGTGCTGCTGCCCGCCGTGCCGGCCGCGTACCGGGCCGGTGAACTGCGGGGAGTGCGCACCCGGTTCGGCGCGCACCTGGACCTGCGGTGGTCCGAGGACGGTGCCACCGCCGTGCTGCGTCCCACCCGCGACGCCCTCGTCGACCTGCGTACGGGCGACGGGCTCGCCCTCACCGAGACCTCGGCCGGAAACCCCCCGGCTCCGCTGGAGCTGACGGCCGGCGTGGACCGCGTCCTCACCCTGGGGCCGCGGTAG
- a CDS encoding caspase family protein, with amino-acid sequence MTRGPVPSDRIFALVVGIERYAAGSGWDLPGPARDALRFRDWLLARGVPDSHIQLHLAPLPGTAPDVPFHPADHDSLRRAFVKDIPERGDQALWVWWGGHGVLDADDDTRLYTADATLKDRRNIHVESALARLRSDVSRGHGVQMWVVDACRTFDEAHHFPESLPTERFPTGARVAAHEQTLMFAAGRGQRAGNDPERRLGLFSDIVLGELADDALPDPLPLFDAVKTRMNALREAGLTDQGPGLRLEAPGHRELIGWGRAARPRPAEPPAARVITALMAYPLMNDRDERQVLVGELPAAVVARMPRHPMPRTDVIGIFRALRTTPDGLWKLYAAVTLLDVDPARASELKAAIEDFLSDPDPGM; translated from the coding sequence GTGACGCGCGGACCGGTCCCGTCCGACCGCATCTTCGCCCTGGTCGTCGGAATCGAGCGCTACGCCGCCGGATCCGGCTGGGACCTTCCAGGGCCTGCCCGGGACGCCCTGCGCTTCCGCGACTGGCTGCTCGCCCGCGGAGTTCCCGACAGCCACATCCAGCTCCATCTCGCGCCGCTGCCGGGAACGGCCCCCGATGTTCCGTTCCACCCGGCCGACCACGACTCCCTGCGGCGCGCCTTCGTCAAGGACATCCCGGAACGCGGGGACCAGGCGCTGTGGGTGTGGTGGGGAGGCCACGGTGTGCTGGACGCCGACGACGACACACGGCTCTACACCGCCGACGCCACCCTGAAGGACCGGCGCAACATCCACGTCGAGTCCGCGCTCGCCCGGCTCCGAAGCGACGTGTCCCGCGGCCACGGTGTGCAGATGTGGGTGGTCGACGCGTGCCGGACCTTCGACGAGGCGCACCACTTCCCGGAGTCCCTCCCCACGGAGCGATTCCCCACCGGTGCCAGGGTCGCCGCACACGAGCAGACCCTGATGTTCGCCGCGGGCCGCGGGCAGCGCGCGGGCAACGACCCGGAGCGCCGCCTCGGCTTGTTCTCGGACATCGTTCTGGGCGAACTGGCGGACGACGCTCTGCCCGACCCCCTGCCTCTCTTCGACGCGGTGAAGACGAGGATGAACGCCCTGCGGGAGGCGGGCCTCACCGACCAGGGGCCCGGCCTCCGACTCGAAGCGCCCGGACACCGCGAACTCATCGGCTGGGGCAGGGCTGCGCGGCCTCGCCCGGCGGAACCACCGGCCGCCCGGGTGATCACCGCCCTGATGGCATATCCGCTGATGAACGACCGAGACGAACGGCAGGTGCTGGTCGGCGAGTTGCCCGCCGCCGTCGTCGCCAGGATGCCGAGGCACCCCATGCCGCGTACGGACGTGATCGGGATCTTCCGCGCCCTCAGAACCACGCCGGACGGACTGTGGAAGCTGTACGCCGCGGTGACCCTGCTCGACGTCGACCCCGCCCGGGCATCCGAACTGAAGGCAGCCATCGAGGACTTCCTCTCGGACCCGGACCCCGGGATGTGA
- a CDS encoding aldo/keto reductase → MYQPVPADGTSDHLESDLADLTSVGVADLRRLTAPDGAARQLAELRRARTNAMGGQEPGRAE, encoded by the coding sequence TTGTACCAGCCGGTGCCCGCCGACGGCACATCCGATCACCTCGAGTCCGACCTCGCGGACCTGACCTCCGTAGGCGTCGCGGATCTGAGGCGTCTGACCGCTCCTGACGGGGCGGCGAGGCAGCTCGCCGAACTGCGGCGCGCGCGTACGAACGCGATGGGAGGCCAGGAACCCGGGCGGGCCGAATAG
- a CDS encoding HEXXH motif domain-containing protein has protein sequence MYAPILMPGTLFDEIAAGGGSPAAVAFLLHGERTRRLLLLRELLDLLDSDPGILGPLDASSVWPALEAAAARAPERVDALLLTPQVGSWLAHTLRRLHGTATGPPLWADAGQLAAVAATAAVHAGTDAGLLLPARGRGVSLPALGVVLLPRPDGDDFHAVHTFVSDGTLTLRTGSGPDTVVRPLTEPESAHWLPVHRLDTGPGRRTVQLDDLDPYRDLDEPIAPHRLSPEELGAWKELFRDAVDILGRGGTGPGGLRPEEVSRIVPWHAEDADAQLPVPAEGLSASTGDAFASMVIARPRDGLSLAETLVHEFQHSKLGALLHLFPLLDDDRSERHYAPWRADPRHLPGLLHGAYAFAGVTGFWRERIGDDAADPDGRAPFLFAMRRLQTRMVLRTLATHARLTEPGLRLVTRLSGTVDGWLREPLEPATVARARAAAVSHRVEWRLRNLRCGEDDRDALLKALRTGTAPSPSGEPLIVPDPGRAYWHDDRARLYQLSASTAGGATTADELLVAGDPEAARAAYGEQLGGASPLDRHALSGWLLAHTALYPGDRRLLARPERLAALLDASPFEHWTRTARWLAGS, from the coding sequence ATGTACGCCCCGATCCTCATGCCCGGCACCCTGTTCGACGAGATCGCAGCAGGCGGCGGCTCGCCCGCGGCTGTCGCCTTCCTGCTCCACGGCGAACGTACACGCCGTCTCCTGCTGCTGCGTGAGCTCCTGGATCTCCTCGACTCGGACCCCGGCATCCTCGGGCCGCTGGACGCGTCCTCGGTGTGGCCCGCGCTGGAGGCCGCCGCCGCCCGGGCCCCCGAGCGGGTCGACGCACTCCTGCTGACCCCCCAGGTCGGCAGCTGGCTCGCGCACACCCTGCGCAGGCTGCACGGGACGGCCACCGGGCCACCCCTGTGGGCCGACGCCGGACAACTGGCCGCCGTGGCGGCGACAGCGGCCGTCCACGCCGGTACGGACGCCGGGCTCCTCCTCCCCGCACGGGGCAGGGGCGTCAGCCTGCCGGCGCTGGGCGTCGTCCTGCTGCCGCGGCCGGACGGCGACGACTTCCACGCGGTGCACACCTTCGTGTCGGACGGAACCCTCACCCTCCGCACCGGGTCCGGGCCCGACACCGTCGTACGCCCCCTCACCGAGCCCGAGTCCGCGCACTGGCTGCCCGTGCACCGGCTGGACACCGGCCCGGGGCGGCGCACGGTGCAGCTCGACGACCTCGACCCCTACCGCGACCTGGACGAACCGATCGCCCCCCACCGGCTCTCCCCGGAGGAACTCGGCGCCTGGAAGGAACTGTTCCGGGACGCCGTGGACATCCTGGGGCGCGGCGGCACGGGACCCGGCGGCCTGCGGCCCGAGGAGGTGAGCCGCATCGTCCCCTGGCACGCGGAGGACGCCGACGCGCAGCTGCCCGTGCCCGCCGAGGGGCTCAGCGCCTCCACCGGTGACGCGTTCGCGTCCATGGTGATCGCCCGGCCGCGGGACGGCCTCTCTCTCGCGGAGACGCTCGTCCACGAGTTCCAGCACAGCAAACTCGGTGCCCTGCTCCACCTCTTCCCGCTCCTCGACGACGACCGGTCGGAACGGCACTACGCGCCCTGGCGCGCCGACCCCCGTCACCTGCCCGGCCTCCTCCACGGTGCCTACGCCTTCGCCGGCGTCACCGGATTCTGGCGGGAGAGGATCGGGGACGACGCGGCGGATCCGGACGGACGGGCGCCGTTCCTCTTCGCGATGCGCCGCCTCCAGACCCGCATGGTCCTGCGCACACTGGCGACGCACGCCCGGCTCACCGAACCGGGCCTGCGGCTCGTCACCCGGCTGTCCGGGACCGTCGACGGCTGGCTGAGGGAGCCGCTGGAACCCGCGACCGTGGCCAGGGCCCGGGCGGCGGCGGTCAGCCATCGGGTGGAGTGGCGGCTGCGCAACCTGCGCTGCGGCGAGGACGACCGGGACGCCCTGCTCAAGGCCCTGCGGACGGGCACCGCCCCTTCGCCGAGCGGTGAGCCGCTGATCGTGCCGGACCCGGGCCGTGCGTACTGGCACGACGACCGCGCGCGCCTCTACCAGCTGTCCGCGTCCACGGCGGGCGGGGCCACCACGGCCGACGAACTTCTGGTCGCGGGGGATCCGGAAGCGGCGAGGGCGGCGTACGGGGAGCAGCTGGGCGGTGCGAGCCCCCTCGACCGGCACGCGTTGTCCGGCTGGCTGCTGGCGCACACGGCGCTGTACCCGGGCGACCGCCGGCTGCTGGCACGCCCCGAGCGGCTCGCGGCCCTGCTGGACGCCTCGCCTTTCGAGCACTGGACGCGGACCGCCCGCTGGCTGGCCGGGAGCTGA